Proteins encoded in a region of the Gallalistipes aquisgranensis genome:
- the ruvX gene encoding Holliday junction resolvase RuvX yields MGRILALDYGKKRTGVAVSDPLQIIANALETVPTAQLMPYLKQYLSRESVDTIVVGKPTRMDGTPSETFALIEPFAARLRREFPSVEVVYWDERFTSVLAHRAMIDGGVKKMARRDKAMVDRISATIILQGFMENKKNG; encoded by the coding sequence ATGGGCAGAATCTTGGCGTTGGATTACGGTAAAAAGCGGACGGGCGTCGCGGTGAGCGATCCCCTGCAAATCATTGCCAATGCGCTGGAAACCGTACCGACCGCCCAGTTGATGCCCTACCTGAAGCAGTATTTGTCCCGCGAGTCCGTCGATACGATCGTGGTGGGCAAGCCTACGCGGATGGACGGCACTCCTTCGGAGACCTTCGCGCTGATCGAGCCCTTCGCGGCGCGGCTGCGCAGGGAGTTCCCCTCGGTGGAGGTGGTCTACTGGGACGAACGGTTCACTTCGGTGCTGGCCCACCGGGCCATGATCGACGGAGGGGTGAAGAAGATGGCCCGCCGGGACAAGGCGATGGTCGACCGCATCAGCGCCACGATCATCCTTCAGGGATTTATGGAGAACAAGAAAAACGGATGA
- the def gene encoding peptide deformylase, whose translation MIFPVYVYGSAVLREPAEEIADRSLITPRFIEDMFETMYSSDGVGLAAPQVGRNLRLFVVDASPNADDDPRLADFKKVFINPEIYERSEEEVLMGEGCLSVPGIHEEVYRPERIRIRYLDENWQEHDEEWDGFAARVIQHEYDHLDGVMFVDRLSPLRKTLLRGKLSSMSKGKYKASYRTKQK comes from the coding sequence ATGATTTTCCCTGTGTATGTGTACGGCTCCGCCGTGCTGCGCGAACCGGCGGAAGAGATTGCCGACCGTTCGCTGATAACGCCCCGGTTCATCGAGGATATGTTCGAGACGATGTACAGTTCGGACGGCGTGGGGCTGGCTGCTCCCCAGGTGGGCAGGAACCTGCGTCTGTTCGTGGTGGACGCTTCGCCCAATGCCGACGACGATCCGCGGCTGGCCGACTTCAAAAAGGTGTTCATCAATCCCGAGATATACGAGCGTTCCGAGGAGGAGGTGCTCATGGGCGAAGGGTGCCTGAGTGTGCCGGGCATCCACGAGGAGGTGTATCGCCCCGAACGGATCAGAATCCGCTATCTGGACGAGAACTGGCAGGAGCACGACGAGGAGTGGGACGGTTTTGCCGCCCGTGTCATCCAGCACGAGTATGACCATCTCGACGGTGTGATGTTCGTCGACCGTCTTTCCCCGTTGCGCAAAACCTTGTTGCGGGGCAAACTTTCGTCGATGAGCAAGGGAAAATACAAGGCTTCTTACCGTACCAAACAGAAGTAG
- a CDS encoding DNA-3-methyladenine glycosylase I, with translation MEDLINGRCGWCGTDRLYVEYHDREWGKPADDDRTLFEFLVLESAQAGLSWLTILRKREGYRRAFRDFDAGAVARMTEEEVGQLMRFDGIVRNRMKIESAVSNARHFLTVQREFGSFRSYVLSFFPDGKPIVNRFRSLSEIPVSNPVSEAMSRDMKKRGFRFFGPTICYSFLQATGFIDDHLTGCICRRK, from the coding sequence ATGGAAGACTTGATAAACGGACGCTGCGGCTGGTGCGGGACCGACAGGCTGTATGTGGAATACCACGACAGGGAATGGGGCAAACCGGCCGACGACGACAGGACGCTGTTCGAATTCCTCGTACTGGAGAGTGCACAGGCCGGCCTGAGCTGGCTCACCATCCTCAGAAAGCGGGAAGGCTATCGCCGGGCATTCCGGGATTTCGATGCCGGGGCCGTGGCACGGATGACCGAAGAGGAGGTCGGGCAGCTGATGCGGTTCGACGGCATCGTGAGAAACCGCATGAAAATCGAATCCGCCGTCTCCAATGCCAGACACTTCCTCACCGTACAACGGGAGTTCGGCAGTTTCCGGTCCTATGTCCTGTCGTTTTTCCCCGACGGGAAACCGATCGTCAACCGATTCCGGTCGCTGAGCGAAATCCCGGTATCGAACCCCGTATCCGAGGCCATGAGCCGGGACATGAAAAAAAGAGGCTTCAGGTTTTTCGGACCGACGATCTGCTACTCCTTCCTGCAGGCCACCGGATTCATCGACGACCATCTGACCGGCTGCATATGCCGCAGAAAATAA
- the rlmH gene encoding 23S rRNA (pseudouridine(1915)-N(3))-methyltransferase RlmH, whose product MNIDLIMIGKTDSRPVEELIELYRKRINFYVRFGVVTLPDPKNRKTLSDAEQKKAEGDMLLRQFAPGDCVVLLDERGTELRSVEFAAWLQKRMNGSTRRLCFVIGGPYGFSDAVYARADGKLSLSRMTFSHQLVRVLFTEQLYRGFTILGNEPYHHE is encoded by the coding sequence ATGAACATCGACCTCATCATGATCGGGAAGACCGACTCCCGGCCCGTGGAAGAGTTGATCGAGCTGTACCGCAAACGGATCAACTTCTACGTCCGGTTTGGCGTCGTCACGCTGCCCGACCCGAAAAACCGGAAGACCCTCTCCGATGCCGAACAGAAAAAAGCGGAAGGCGACATGCTGCTGCGGCAGTTCGCGCCGGGCGACTGCGTGGTGCTGCTCGACGAACGGGGCACGGAACTGCGCTCGGTGGAATTCGCCGCGTGGCTGCAAAAGCGCATGAACGGCTCCACACGGAGGCTGTGTTTCGTGATCGGAGGTCCGTACGGTTTCTCCGACGCAGTCTACGCCCGCGCCGACGGGAAACTCTCCCTCTCGCGGATGACCTTTTCGCACCAACTGGTGCGCGTGCTCTTCACCGAACAGCTCTACCGCGGATTCACCATCCTGGGCAACGAACCCTACCATCACGAATAG
- a CDS encoding glycoside hydrolase family 2 protein — MKHIALGAAGLLAALALNAQQAKTEWNDPGIGSIGKAVPRSEFISYTAREDAEKGDPSASPFYRNLTGKLESPPTPAGSPRKTYITLVSIPYPWLDRELFLHVEGAPGLYLYVNDKMAGYAQGSHTPAEFNISSLVRDGVNTIRLEAVADGTGAALESALPCRDPADRTALRNVYLYSQPKLRIEDFSLRPGLDSTGRNGMFTVKLAVANSYNSQETVTVGYDIYAPTGKLLYYDMRDVKIPGQGRDTVRFDEYVYGVIPHLWSAENPDLYRVMLFVRRDGRLIEYIPYTLGFGETELHEGTIYRNGKPVELNVARYNAAAGDRQRTRDEMTLLRGQSINTLLPDHPQPEWFYDLCDSIGLYVIDQADINSAPRAEGEGLRPAPSNDPAWLPSFLDRVEALQARNRNRTCVIGWSLGGNAGNGYNMYRCYRWLKKADPGRAVLYTDAQGEWNTDLELKEIHSGKAILEAVELQRRTAKNRTAARR; from the coding sequence ATGAAACATATCGCACTGGGGGCGGCAGGCCTCCTCGCCGCCCTCGCGCTGAACGCCCAGCAGGCAAAAACCGAATGGAACGATCCGGGGATCGGGTCGATAGGGAAAGCTGTTCCGCGCAGCGAATTCATCAGCTACACCGCCCGGGAAGACGCGGAAAAGGGCGATCCCTCGGCCTCGCCTTTCTACCGGAATCTGACCGGCAAGCTGGAATCGCCCCCTACCCCGGCAGGCTCTCCCCGCAAGACCTATATCACGCTGGTAAGCATTCCCTATCCGTGGCTCGACCGTGAACTGTTCCTCCATGTGGAAGGGGCTCCCGGCCTCTACCTCTACGTCAACGACAAAATGGCCGGATACGCGCAGGGCAGCCACACGCCCGCGGAGTTCAACATCTCGTCCCTGGTCAGGGACGGCGTGAACACCATCCGGCTGGAGGCGGTCGCTGACGGAACGGGTGCCGCCCTGGAATCGGCCCTGCCGTGCAGAGACCCGGCCGACCGCACCGCACTGCGCAACGTCTACCTCTACTCCCAGCCCAAACTGCGGATCGAGGATTTCTCCCTCCGCCCCGGCCTCGACTCCACGGGACGCAACGGCATGTTCACGGTGAAGCTGGCCGTGGCCAACAGCTACAACTCGCAGGAGACCGTCACGGTGGGATACGACATTTACGCCCCCACGGGCAAACTGCTCTACTACGACATGCGGGATGTGAAGATACCGGGACAGGGACGCGATACGGTCCGGTTCGACGAATATGTCTACGGGGTGATCCCCCACCTGTGGAGCGCAGAAAACCCCGACCTCTACCGGGTCATGCTCTTCGTACGCCGGGACGGCCGCCTGATCGAATACATTCCCTACACGCTGGGATTCGGGGAGACGGAACTCCACGAAGGAACGATATACCGCAACGGAAAGCCCGTGGAACTGAACGTCGCCCGGTACAACGCGGCGGCCGGCGACCGGCAGCGGACACGGGACGAAATGACGCTCCTGCGCGGGCAGAGCATCAACACGCTGCTGCCCGACCATCCCCAGCCGGAATGGTTCTACGACCTGTGCGACAGCATCGGTCTCTACGTAATCGACCAGGCCGACATCAACAGCGCCCCCCGGGCCGAAGGAGAGGGTCTGCGTCCCGCCCCGTCGAACGACCCGGCCTGGCTGCCCTCGTTCCTCGACCGGGTGGAGGCCTTGCAGGCCCGCAACCGCAACCGCACCTGCGTGATCGGCTGGTCGCTGGGAGGCAATGCAGGCAACGGCTACAACATGTACCGGTGCTACCGATGGCTCAAAAAGGCCGATCCCGGACGCGCCGTGCTCTACACCGACGCACAGGGCGAATGGAACACCGACCTGGAACTGAAAGAGATCCACTCAGGGAAGGCAATCCTCGAAGCCGTGGAGCTGCAGCGCCGGACGGCCAAAAACAGGACCGCCGCCCGCAGATGA
- a CDS encoding DUF4954 family protein, which translates to MERNLTAGEIGQLERQGCRAGDWNGVLVGDRFDPAKIWNCQFRGRVQIGNNVYISNIGSYIANCIIEDDAYIENTGLIETTGESTFGNGVEVAAVNEAGGREVPIRDGLTAQTAYITAMYRHRRETVARLGEFTKAHCAQVRSTMGVIGRGASVRGCNMLLNVKVGPYARLMGVSVVENGTLNSCREDPVVVGFGVKAHDFIAMPGARIDNGTILKHCFVGEAVRLDNGFMAENSLFFANCDCGSGEACSIFAGPYTVTHHRSSLLIAGLFSFFNAGSGTNQSNHLFKTGAVHQGIHQRGCKFASNAYAMLPAKDGAFTVVFGRHGSHYNTEYFPFSYLMDSEGKSYLLPGANLRCYGMVRDIAKWPKRDRRKGPKADLINFREHTPYLAERVVKALEISAQLLAREGQDTYNYERMRIKQSMLRRGVQLYRLALDSSLGAILDETRGMEPDRTGEGTWVDMAGMYAPRAAVDALLDEVDEGKIASAAELDNRLREIHDRYPQYARGWALHTLAGLLKHEPTEADLETAVRKGTEAAAALRAMTDEDAQRDREGVMNTGYGIDALTPEEIDADFAAVKECH; encoded by the coding sequence ATGGAAAGAAATCTGACTGCCGGCGAAATCGGACAACTGGAGAGACAGGGTTGCCGTGCCGGCGACTGGAACGGAGTCCTCGTGGGAGACCGCTTCGATCCGGCCAAAATCTGGAACTGCCAGTTCCGGGGACGGGTGCAGATCGGGAACAACGTTTACATCTCCAACATCGGTTCATACATCGCCAACTGCATTATCGAAGACGATGCCTATATCGAAAACACGGGGCTGATCGAGACGACCGGAGAGAGCACCTTCGGCAACGGCGTGGAGGTGGCCGCCGTCAACGAGGCGGGCGGACGCGAAGTCCCCATCCGGGACGGACTGACGGCCCAGACGGCCTACATCACGGCCATGTACCGCCACCGCCGCGAAACGGTCGCCCGGCTCGGGGAGTTCACGAAGGCTCACTGCGCACAGGTCCGCTCGACGATGGGCGTGATCGGCAGGGGTGCTTCGGTCCGGGGATGCAACATGCTGCTCAACGTCAAAGTGGGTCCCTATGCCCGGCTGATGGGCGTATCCGTCGTCGAGAACGGTACGCTGAACAGTTGCCGGGAAGACCCTGTCGTGGTGGGATTCGGCGTGAAGGCCCACGATTTCATCGCCATGCCGGGAGCCCGGATCGACAACGGCACCATTCTCAAACACTGTTTCGTAGGCGAAGCCGTGCGGCTCGACAACGGTTTCATGGCTGAAAATTCGCTCTTCTTCGCCAACTGCGACTGCGGCAGCGGCGAAGCCTGCTCGATTTTCGCCGGTCCCTACACCGTGACGCACCACCGTTCGTCGCTGCTGATCGCGGGGCTCTTCTCGTTCTTCAACGCGGGAAGCGGCACCAACCAGAGCAACCACCTTTTCAAAACGGGGGCCGTGCACCAGGGCATCCATCAGCGGGGCTGCAAGTTCGCCAGCAACGCCTATGCCATGCTCCCGGCCAAGGACGGGGCCTTCACCGTGGTCTTCGGCCGGCACGGAAGCCACTACAACACGGAATATTTCCCGTTCTCCTACCTGATGGATTCGGAAGGCAAATCCTACCTGCTGCCGGGGGCCAACCTGCGCTGTTACGGCATGGTGCGCGACATTGCCAAATGGCCCAAACGCGACCGCCGCAAAGGTCCGAAAGCCGATCTCATCAACTTCCGGGAACATACGCCCTACCTGGCCGAACGGGTGGTCAAGGCGCTCGAAATCTCGGCACAGCTGCTCGCCCGGGAGGGACAGGACACCTACAATTACGAACGCATGCGCATCAAGCAGTCCATGCTGCGGCGCGGCGTGCAGCTCTACCGGCTGGCGCTGGACTCCTCGCTCGGGGCGATCCTCGACGAGACACGGGGTATGGAACCCGACCGGACAGGGGAAGGGACATGGGTGGACATGGCGGGCATGTACGCTCCACGGGCGGCCGTCGACGCCCTGCTCGACGAGGTGGACGAAGGAAAGATCGCCTCGGCCGCAGAGTTGGACAACCGCCTGAGAGAGATACACGACCGGTATCCGCAGTATGCCCGGGGCTGGGCTCTGCACACGCTGGCCGGATTGTTGAAGCACGAACCGACCGAAGCCGATCTGGAGACGGCCGTGCGGAAAGGCACGGAAGCGGCCGCCGCCCTCCGTGCCATGACCGATGAAGACGCCCAGCGCGACCGGGAAGGGGTCATGAACACGGGATACGGCATCGACGCCCTTACGCCCGAAGAGATCGACGCAGATTTCGCTGCCGTCAAGGAATGTCATTAG
- the ppk1 gene encoding polyphosphate kinase 1, translating into MAENTDQTTLDNRELSWLSFNGRVLQEARDESVPLLQRLRFLGIYSNNLDEFVKVRVANVERLAAVASDRSRTLTGGYTPAALLDELNARMQSMQADYEQAYAQILREMETHGIFIVNETQLDGVQQAFVWNYFASTVSPRTAPLMLRKRVKLPFLSDDRAYLGVKMETASGRGRYAVLEIPSSSACPRFVVLPSPPGTTHIILLDDILRFCLDEIFFMFEYVSITAHTFKINRDAELTLDDDISKSLVQKMEQGITKRQHGRPVRLVYDKEMPEDLLELILSKFYIRNRESVSPGGRYHLLRDLMRFPRVAPSLEETPLPPLHHPYIRPFSSILSVVKRSDLLLAYPYYTFNHLIDFLREAAIDPKVESIHITLYRMAERSKVVGALVNAARNGKRVVALVELMARFDEERNIDFTDVMQQAGIKVIHGLDGVKVHAKLILVERREGARLRGYTYVGTGNFNEDTATLYSDFGLLTADDTVAGDAARVFDFLQNTHKHFECERLVVSPYFMREHFVRMIDREIHYARSGRPAYIYAKFNSLTDPDMIAALYRASDAGVDVRLIVRGACCLKPGEKGLSEHIRAISIVDRFLEHARLVVFGGGGDERSYILSADWMPRNLNRRVEVGIPVRDRRIRKLLRKIFDIQWSDRVKARDLSNFAQNQYVGREPGRETEHPIRSQTAIYDYLKSLTER; encoded by the coding sequence ATGGCGGAAAATACGGATCAAACGACGCTCGACAACCGGGAGCTGAGCTGGCTCTCCTTCAACGGCCGGGTGCTTCAGGAGGCGCGCGACGAAAGCGTGCCCCTGCTCCAGCGGCTGCGTTTTCTGGGAATCTATTCCAATAACCTCGACGAGTTCGTCAAGGTGCGGGTGGCCAACGTGGAACGGCTGGCCGCCGTAGCTTCCGACCGGAGCCGCACCCTCACCGGGGGATACACGCCCGCAGCCCTGCTCGACGAGCTGAACGCCCGCATGCAGTCCATGCAGGCCGACTACGAACAGGCCTATGCCCAGATTCTGCGGGAGATGGAGACGCACGGCATCTTCATCGTGAACGAGACGCAGCTCGACGGGGTCCAGCAGGCGTTCGTGTGGAACTATTTCGCTTCGACGGTCAGTCCGCGCACGGCTCCGCTGATGCTGCGCAAACGGGTGAAACTGCCTTTCCTCTCCGACGACCGGGCCTACCTGGGCGTGAAGATGGAGACGGCTTCGGGCCGCGGACGCTATGCCGTTCTGGAGATTCCCTCCAGTTCGGCCTGTCCCCGGTTTGTGGTGCTGCCTTCGCCTCCGGGCACTACGCATATCATCCTGCTGGACGACATCCTGCGTTTCTGTCTGGACGAGATTTTCTTCATGTTCGAGTACGTGAGCATCACGGCCCACACCTTCAAGATCAACCGCGACGCGGAGCTGACCCTCGACGACGACATCTCCAAAAGCCTCGTGCAGAAGATGGAGCAGGGGATCACCAAGCGACAGCACGGACGTCCCGTACGTCTGGTGTACGACAAGGAGATGCCCGAAGACCTGTTGGAACTGATCCTGTCGAAATTCTATATCCGCAACCGGGAGAGCGTTTCGCCCGGCGGACGCTATCATCTGCTGCGCGATCTGATGCGTTTCCCGAGGGTGGCCCCCTCGCTGGAGGAGACTCCGCTGCCGCCGCTGCACCATCCCTACATCAGGCCTTTTTCGAGCATTCTCAGCGTGGTGAAGCGGTCCGACCTGCTGCTGGCCTATCCTTATTATACGTTCAACCATCTGATCGACTTCCTGCGCGAGGCGGCGATCGACCCGAAGGTGGAGAGTATCCATATCACGCTCTACCGCATGGCCGAACGTTCGAAGGTGGTGGGTGCGCTGGTCAACGCGGCCCGAAACGGCAAGCGGGTGGTGGCGCTGGTGGAGCTGATGGCCCGTTTCGACGAGGAGCGCAACATCGACTTCACCGACGTCATGCAGCAGGCCGGCATCAAGGTGATCCACGGGCTGGACGGGGTGAAGGTACATGCCAAGCTGATCCTGGTCGAACGCAGGGAAGGGGCCCGGCTGCGGGGATACACCTATGTGGGCACAGGCAATTTCAACGAGGATACCGCCACGTTGTACAGCGATTTCGGCCTGCTTACGGCGGACGACACCGTCGCCGGGGATGCCGCCCGGGTCTTCGATTTCCTGCAGAACACCCACAAGCATTTCGAGTGCGAACGTCTGGTGGTGTCGCCCTATTTCATGCGGGAGCATTTCGTGCGCATGATCGACCGGGAGATCCATTATGCCAGAAGCGGCCGGCCGGCTTATATCTATGCGAAATTCAACAGCCTGACCGATCCCGACATGATCGCGGCCCTCTACCGGGCCAGCGATGCCGGGGTGGACGTGCGGCTGATCGTCCGGGGCGCATGTTGTCTCAAACCGGGCGAAAAAGGGCTCAGCGAGCATATCCGGGCCATCAGTATCGTCGATCGTTTCCTGGAGCATGCCCGCCTGGTCGTTTTCGGGGGCGGGGGAGACGAACGGAGCTATATCCTCAGTGCCGACTGGATGCCCCGCAACCTGAACCGCCGGGTCGAGGTGGGCATTCCCGTGCGCGACCGCCGAATCCGCAAGTTGTTGCGGAAAATTTTCGATATTCAGTGGAGCGACCGCGTAAAGGCGCGGGATTTGAGTAACTTTGCGCAGAATCAGTATGTCGGCCGCGAACCGGGACGGGAGACGGAACACCCCATCCGTTCGCAGACCGCCATCTACGACTATCTGAAATCGTTAACCGAGCGATAA
- a CDS encoding Ppx/GppA phosphatase family protein yields the protein MIEKRSVGAIDIGSNAVRMLIADVEDYTGTVTYKKTAFLRVPIRLGEDVFVRGRIGEEKQRRLCEAMQGFVHVMNAYGVELRRACATSAMREAANGPQTVRMIRECSDVRVEIISGQEEADLIFSGGMRSLMDPAGSYLLVDVGGGSTEVTVYAGRRRVDSRSFSLGTVRMLSGAVPDGECDRFREWLRQAAFDYAPTTIIGSGGNINKAQKLMGRKEKEAISLGDLKSLYGRIKSLSYEDRIHKMGMNTYRADVIVPALKIFLTAAKSSRVERFVVPKLGLVDGIVHRLYREAVPAAADEPERTEEEI from the coding sequence ATGATCGAAAAGAGAAGCGTGGGCGCGATCGACATCGGCTCCAATGCCGTGCGGATGCTGATCGCCGACGTGGAGGACTATACGGGGACCGTGACCTACAAGAAGACCGCCTTCCTGCGGGTGCCGATCCGTCTGGGCGAGGATGTCTTCGTCCGGGGGCGGATCGGGGAGGAGAAACAGAGGCGCCTGTGCGAGGCCATGCAGGGGTTCGTACATGTCATGAACGCCTACGGGGTGGAGCTGAGGCGGGCCTGCGCCACGAGTGCCATGCGTGAGGCGGCCAACGGTCCGCAGACGGTGCGGATGATCCGGGAGTGTTCGGATGTCCGGGTGGAGATCATCTCCGGGCAGGAGGAGGCCGACCTGATTTTCTCCGGGGGCATGCGTTCGCTGATGGACCCCGCGGGCAGCTACCTGCTGGTGGACGTGGGGGGCGGAAGCACGGAGGTGACGGTCTATGCGGGCCGGAGGCGGGTCGACTCCCGCTCCTTTTCGCTGGGAACCGTGCGCATGCTCAGCGGGGCGGTGCCCGACGGGGAGTGCGACCGTTTCCGGGAATGGCTGAGGCAGGCTGCTTTCGATTATGCCCCGACCACCATCATCGGGTCCGGAGGCAATATCAACAAAGCCCAGAAGCTCATGGGCCGCAAGGAGAAGGAGGCGATTTCGCTCGGCGACCTGAAATCCCTTTACGGCCGGATCAAATCGCTCAGCTACGAAGATCGTATCCATAAGATGGGTATGAACACCTACCGGGCCGACGTGATCGTCCCTGCGCTGAAAATCTTTCTCACGGCGGCCAAAAGCAGCCGTGTGGAGCGTTTCGTGGTGCCGAAACTGGGGCTGGTGGACGGTATCGTGCACCGGCTTTACCGGGAAGCCGTACCGGCTGCGGCGGACGAGCCCGAGCGCACGGAGGAGGAGATATGA
- the asnS gene encoding asparagine--tRNA ligase: protein MSNGGRTKISELLKSADRNVEVTVKGWVRTKRGNKNVAFVALNDGSTIHNIQVVADVASFDEELLKKITTGACLRVDGLLVDSLGSGQPVEVQARRIEVYGTADPESYPLQKKGHSLEFLREIAYLRPRTNTFGAVLRIRHAMAYAIHKYFNDRGFYYLHTPLITGSDAEGAGAMFQVTTLDLENVPRNPEGKVDYSQDFFGKECNLTVSGQLEGELGALALSQIYTFGPTFRAENSNTPRHLAEFWMIEPEMAFYELEDNMELAEDFLKYLIRYALDNCMDDLEFLNKMFDEGLIDRLRFVVENDFVRLDYTEGIDILLASGRKFEFPVAWGVDLQSEHERYLVEEHFKKPVILINYPKDIKAFYMKQNDDGKTVRAMDVLFPKIGEIIGGSEREADYGKLNARVEELGMSKESLWWYLDTRRWGSAPHSGFGLGFERLLLFVTGMGNIRDVIPFPRTPKNAEF from the coding sequence ATGTCAAACGGAGGAAGAACCAAAATTTCCGAACTGCTGAAATCCGCCGACCGGAATGTGGAAGTGACGGTCAAAGGGTGGGTGAGAACCAAACGGGGAAACAAGAATGTGGCGTTCGTTGCCCTGAACGACGGCTCCACGATCCATAATATACAGGTGGTGGCCGACGTGGCTTCGTTCGACGAAGAACTGCTCAAGAAGATCACCACGGGGGCCTGCCTGCGGGTGGACGGCCTGCTGGTCGATTCGCTCGGTTCGGGCCAGCCCGTCGAGGTGCAGGCCCGCCGGATCGAGGTGTACGGTACGGCCGATCCCGAGAGCTACCCCCTGCAAAAGAAGGGCCATTCGCTGGAGTTCCTGCGCGAGATCGCCTATCTGCGTCCGCGCACCAACACGTTCGGGGCCGTGCTCCGCATCCGGCACGCCATGGCCTATGCCATCCACAAATATTTCAACGACCGGGGTTTCTACTATCTGCATACGCCGCTGATTACCGGTTCGGATGCCGAAGGGGCCGGGGCGATGTTCCAGGTGACGACCCTCGATCTGGAAAACGTGCCCCGCAATCCGGAGGGAAAGGTGGACTATTCGCAGGATTTCTTCGGCAAGGAGTGCAACCTCACGGTCTCCGGCCAGCTCGAGGGGGAGCTCGGTGCGCTTGCCCTGTCGCAGATCTATACTTTCGGACCCACGTTCCGTGCCGAAAACTCCAATACGCCGCGTCATCTGGCCGAGTTCTGGATGATCGAGCCCGAAATGGCCTTCTATGAGCTGGAGGACAACATGGAACTGGCCGAGGACTTCCTCAAGTATCTGATCCGTTATGCGCTGGACAACTGCATGGACGACCTGGAGTTCCTGAACAAGATGTTCGACGAGGGGCTGATCGACCGCCTGCGGTTCGTGGTGGAGAACGATTTCGTGCGGCTGGACTACACGGAGGGGATCGACATTCTCCTGGCCAGCGGCCGCAAGTTCGAGTTTCCCGTGGCCTGGGGCGTCGACCTGCAGAGCGAGCACGAACGCTACCTGGTGGAGGAGCATTTTAAGAAGCCCGTCATCCTTATCAACTATCCGAAGGACATCAAGGCTTTCTACATGAAGCAGAACGACGACGGAAAGACCGTGCGGGCAATGGACGTTCTCTTCCCGAAGATCGGCGAGATCATCGGCGGATCGGAGCGCGAGGCCGACTACGGCAAACTCAACGCCCGGGTCGAGGAGCTGGGCATGAGCAAGGAGAGCCTGTGGTGGTATCTCGACACGCGCCGCTGGGGTTCGGCGCCCCACAGCGGTTTCGGACTGGGTTTCGAACGTCTCCTGCTTTTCGTGACGGGCATGGGCAATATCCGTGACGTGATTCCTTTCCCGCGTACCCCGAAGAACGCGGAATTTTAA